In Subdoligranulum variabile, the genomic stretch TCTTCAGCAAGAAGATCGACGCCACCCGGCACCGCAAACTCATTCCCCAGATCAACTTCCTGGGTAAGTTCGACGTGGCCACCCGCTGGGTGATCCCGCCCGTCTTTGCGGTGGTGGTCATCGTGGCGGCGGTGCTGGCCAACAACTGTCCCTACTGCTACAGCTTCACCGACCTGGTCACCGCCAAGCAGAGCGAAAGCCAGATCGCCCACCAGAAGATCAAGGCCACCTTCGGCAACGAGAATATGGTGGCGCTCATCGTGCCCAAGGGCAACTATGACGCCGAGCGCGCCGTGCTCCAGGAGCTGGAAGCCTGCCCCGAGGTCAAGTCCTGTCAGGGTCTGGCCAACACCGAGGCCCAGGACGGCTACATGCTGGCCGATGCGGTGACGCCCCGGCAGTTCTCGGAACTGGCGGGCACCGACTACGAGGTGGCCGAGGCACTGTATGTGGCCTACGCCGTGGACCATGATGAGTACGGCAGCGTGCTCAGCGGCATCGGCGATTACAAGGTGCCGCTGTTTGACCTGTTCATGTTCCTGCAGGATGAGATGAAGGCGGGCAACATCACGCTGGAAGGGGAGATGCAGCAGACGGTGGACGATCTCTTCGACCAGCTCAACTGGGCCCAGGTCCAGCTGCAGAGCGACCAGTACAGCCGTCTGGTGGTCTACCTGAATCTGCCCGAGGAAAGCGACGAGACGATGGCCTTCCTGGACACCATCCACGGCATCCTGGCAAAATACTACAGCGGCAATACCTATGTAGTGGGCAACTCCACCAACGTCAAGGACCTGTCCAGCTCCTTCGTGCAGGACAACGTCCTCATCAGCGTGCTGTCGGCCCTCTTCGTGGTGCTGATCCTGCTGTTCACCTTCCAGTCGGTGGGGCTGCCCATCCTGCTCATCATCGTCATTCAGGGCAGTATCTGGATCAACTTCGCGGTGCCCACGCTGCAGCAGGAACCGCTGTATTTCCTGGGCTACCTCATCGTCAATGCCATCCAGATGGGCGCCAACATCGACTACGCCATCGTCATCTCCAGCCATTACAGTGACCGCAAAAAGGAGATGCCGCCACGGCAGGCCATCGTGGCCGCCCTCAACGAGGCATTCCCCACCATCTTTACCTCCGGCACCATCCTGGCGGTGGCCGGTGCGCTGATCGGCCGCATGACCACCAACCCGGTCATCGCCGCCATCGGCAGCTGCCTGGGCCGCGGTACAGTGATCTCCATTGTGCTGGTCCTGGCCGTGCTGCCGCAGATTTTGCTCATCGGTGACTCCATTGTGGAACGCACCAGCTTTGCCATGAAGGCCCCCATCGATCTGACGCGGATCAACCGCACGGCCAGCGGCAATATGCGGGTCAGCGGCCGGGTACGCGGCTATGTGAACGGCGTCATTGACGCCGAGATCAAGGGCACGCTGCACGGCACCCTGAACGCCGCCGTGACTTCGGGCACCACCATCGAACCGGCCGAGCCGGATTACGCCCTGCCGCAGGACGCCGCGGTCTGGGCCCAGAGCTATACCGAGGGGGAGGAAGTATGAACAAGAGAATACAACGCCTTCTCTCGGCGCTGCTGAGCCTATGTATGCTGGCGGCTTTGCTGGCACCGGCCGTCCGGGCCGAGGAAGAAGAACCCGCCGCTTTGCAGATCTCCGATGCCGACGGTCTGCTGGCTCTCGCCCGGGACTGCCGACTGGACAGCTGGAGTCAGGGACGCATCGTGGAACTCACGGCGGATATTGACCTGTCCGGCACCGACTTTGCCGGCATTCCCACCTTCGGCGGTACGCTGGAAGGCGGCGGCCATACCATCAGCGGACTGACCCTCTCGACGGAGGGCAGTGTCCAGGGATTGTTCCGCTATCTCCAGCAGGGGGCCGTGGTGCAGAATCTGCATCTGAGCGGTACGGTCCAGCCCGGCGGGACCCGGGCTGACGTGGGCGCCTTTGCCGGGCAGAACGCCGGCACCATCCGCAATTGCTCCTTCAGCGGCACCGTCAGCGGCACCAGCCGCATCGGCGGCATCGCCGGCAGCAATACCGTCACCGGGGTCATCACCGGCTGCACGGTGGACGGCAGCGTCTACGGCGACCACTTTGTGGGCGGCATGACCGGCCAGAATGACGGTGTGGTCTCGGGCTGCACCAACAACGCCGCCGTCAACACAACGGTGAGCCAGAACGAGGTCAAACTGAATGACCTGACCCTTACCGATCTGCTCACCACCGAGCGCGCGGCGGACATCACCGACATCGGCGGCATCGCGGGCAACTCTGCCGGCGTGGTGCGCGCCTGCATCAACCGGGGTGCTGTGGGCTATGACCACATCGGTTACAATGTGGGCGGCATCGCGGGCAGCCAGACCGGCTATGTGGAGGGGTGTGTCAACTACGGTACCGTCCATGCCCGCAAGGAGGGCGGCGGCATTGTGGGCCAGATGGAACCCTCCAGCGTGCTGCAGTACAGCGAGGATACCCTGCAGCAGCTGCGGGGCGAACTGGATACGCTTCAAGGGCTGATGAACCAGGCCACCAGTGACGCTTCGGCCTCTTCCAGCGAACTGACCGCCCGGTTTGAGGATCTCAAGAACCGGGTGGACAGCGCCCGCAGTGCGGTGGACACCCTGCTCCAGAAGGTGGCTGACGGCATCGACATCGGCACCCAGAACCTGACGGTAACGGCTCTGGCGGATCTGACCGGGCAGGGCAGTGCCGGCGGCGATGTACAGGCGGATACCTCTTCCTCCACCGATGTGACGGTCAATCCCACTCCGGAACCCACCGAAACACCGGAGCCGTCGGCAACGCCGGTCCCTGAAAATACGCCTGTCCCCGAACCGGAACCCACCCCTGTGCCGGAAACCACGCCGCAGCCGACCCCGGAGGAAGTCCCGGAAAGCAGCGACGCTTCGTCAGAATCTGTTCCCACGGACGCCGGGGTAACCGACCGCGCCGAGGAGGCCCATAACCAGCCGCCCCACCGGGCACCGGAAATTTCCATCGACAAGGAGAATGGCGTCCAGGTTTCCGGCGGCGTAGGCGGGGAAGGCTCGGCGTCGCTGGACGGCCAGGCCAACCTGACGGTGCCGAGCATCGAGATCAACAACCAGGATGCCATTACGGCGGCGCGCAGCAGTCTGAGCGGCAGCCTGACGGCCATTTCCGACGGGGTGGATTCCCTCACCACCGATACCGGCGACCACACCCAGGCCCTGATCCGGGATATGGAGGCCATCACCAATCAGCTGAACAAGATCGGCAACACACTGCTGGGGGCGGCGGAAAACGCCGGACAGGGCACCATCTTTGAGGATGTGTCCGATGAGGACGGCGACGGGGACACCGAGGGCAAAGTCTCCAACTGCCTGAATGCAGGGGAGGTCTATGCCGACCTGAACGCGGGGGGCATCACCGGCGCTATGGCGCGGGAAAATGACCTGGACCCCGAGGATGACACCAAGATCAGCGGCAGCAGTTCGCTGAACATGACCTACAAGACCCGCATCGTGGTGCGGGGCTGCACCAACCAGGGCACGGTACAGGCCAAAAAGCAGTGTGCCGGCGGCATCGTCGGCAGCATGGAGCTGGGCAGTGTGCTGCAGAGCTACAACACCGCCGATCTGCTGGCGGAGGACGCCGATTATGTGGGCGGCATTGCCGGACAGAGCCGCGCGCCCATCCGTCAGTGTGCCGCCAAGGGGCGTCTGTCCGGCGATCGCTTTGTGGGCGGCATTGCGGGCAGCGGCTATACACTGACCGACTGCCGCGCCATGGTGGAAGTCACCGGCACCGAGCAGCTGGGCGCCATTGCCGGCGGCCTGCTGGCGGAGGATTCCCTGAGCAACACGGTCAACCGTCTGCAGGACAGCGAGAGTGACCTGCAGGGCAATCTCTTTGTCAGCGAGACGCTGGGCGGCATTGACGGCGTGAGTTACGCCGGGCAGGCCGAACCGGTGACTTTTGCGGATTTCAGTGCCCGGGCACAGCAGGAGGGTCTGCCGGAAACATTCTCCCGCATCACGCTGACCTTTGTGGCCGATGGCCAGACGGTGGCCACGATCCCGGTGGAATACGGGGCCGACTTCGACCCGTCCGACGCCCCGGCCATTCCCGAAAAGGCGGGGTATACCGCTGCCTGGCCGGATTTCACCCGGGAAGCCATTACCTTTGACCAGACCGTTGCGGCGGTCTACACCCCCTATGAAACCGTCATCACCGGTGCCGAGCAGCGGGAGGACGGCCGGGCCATCCTGCTGGCCGAGGGCTGCTTTGACGGCGGCAGTATGACGCTGACCGCCTGTGAGGATACTCCGGCCCCCGGTACGACGGAAAGCTGGCAGTTCACCCTGCCCGGCGAGACATCCGGCACCGTGCGGCTGCACTATCTGCCGCTGCAGGACCATACGGACCTCTACCTGCGCGGGGCGGACGGAAGCTGGCGCAAGGCCGATGCCACCGATGACGGCAGCTACCTTGTCTGCACTTTGCAGGAAGGGGATACCGCCCTGGCCGCGGTGCCCCGCCGTTCCATTCCGCTGCCGCTGTTGGCAGGTGCGGGTGCAGCGCTGCTTCTGCTGCTGGGCGCAGGTCTGTGGGCCCGCCGCCGGCGAAAGCGGAAAACGCCCTCCCGGCAAGCATAAAAAACAGGAAAAACGGCTGCCCCGTAAAGGGGCAGCCGCTTTTTGTTGCTGCGGTAAGGTGCGGTTATGGGCGTTTTCTCTTCCACAGAGCCAGGAACCCAAGGGCGGCAATGCCCGCGCCGGACAGGCTGAACAGGACCATCCACAGCAGGGGATGGCTGTTGTCGCCGGTCTGGGGGATCGAGGCCGCGGAAATGTGGGCGGCAGGGACCGCGGTGGGAACCGGTGCGGCGGGAGCTGGAGCGGCCTGCCGGGTCGGCGCGGTGGGAACGGCGGCTTTTTCCTCCCGGCTGGCGGCCATCCCGGAGGACGCGGCTCCGGAGGTAGATGCCGGTTCTGCGGATGGGGAAACCGGCAGATCGGTATATCCCAGCGCGTAGGTAGAGAATCGGTCCGTGGAAAAGGTCAGTGCAGCCTGATCCGCGTCAAATTCCACAGGCAGTTTTTCCGATTGACCGTTGTGGACCCGGAGGATAAAAAAGGTGCGGCTGTCCTGCACCAGTGCCTTGGGCACGGACAGGGTAAAGCAGAGCGGGGTGCTCAGTTCGGTCAGCAGGCCCAGGTCTTCCTGGCCGTCCTTCAGCACCAGCGAAAGGGAGAAGAACTGGGCCAGGGTATCGTTGGCGGCCGTGGTATTTTCCACCGCGGTGATCTCGGCAGGATGGAGGTCGTCCGTACTTTTTTCCTGGAATTCCACCGAGACGGTGAGGGGGTCGGCTTGCGTCGCCGAAAGTTTTCCGGCCGTCTCCGCGTCGACGCCCGCGGGCAGATCCCCCTGCAGGATCTCTGTCACGATCTGTTCCGCCTCGGCGGTCAGCTGCTGCTGTGCGTCCTCCCCCATGTCCAGCTGCAGTTCCTCCGTCCCGGACGGAACAGGAGATACCACGATCTCCGGATCATAGATCTTCACCTGGTAGAACTCTTTTGACGGCCGGACCGTCAGGGAAACCTCCTGTGCCAGATAACGGGTGGGATCGGTGCTGTAGTTGCCGCCGTAAATGCGCAGGGAGGGTTTGTCCGCACAGTCGGAGGCAATGGCGCCGGTGGCATCGTCGTAGCAGTATACGTCGATGCTGCCCCGGATGGTATTCGCCTCTGTATTGTGGATGGCGATGGCCGGAGCCTGGTCCCGGTACAGCTCGTTCAGCCAGTGCATCAGATCGATGGCGACCAGATCGGGGGCAGTGCCGTCGGCATTGACGTTGTCCAGCACCATGCTGCCGTAGTTGCAGGAGATCAGATACTGTGTGAAGGCTCCTCCCTGCAGGTTCAGATCCTGCAGGGTCAGATCGCTGTAGTTCTGCAGGAGGATTGCCGTGTTCCAGCTCTCCTCATCGACCCGGATCGTGCCGTTTTTCAGCGTCACGGTATTGCCCTTCTCCAGATAGAAGCCCTGGGTCTCGGTGTCCAGACAGCCGGGGGCGGGGTCCCGGCAGGTATAGGTGTGTCCTCCGAAGTCGATGGTCAGTGCGACATGGCTGGCCTCGTTTTTGTTGAAAAGTCCGATGCCGCTGCCCGCCGCATCCCGGAGCAGTGTGACCGTGCCGGCCTGGCTGTGGGAATTCACCACCGCCTGTACGGCAGCGGCCAGCGTGGGATAGCGGTAGTCCTCTGTTTCGGCCGTGAGGTCCAGCGGATGGCCGGAACCCGTGTCCGTCCGGCCGTCGGTGAACAGGGCGGTGGTGCAGGCGTTCAGCGCGGAGCTCCCGTCGGGGGTGCGGGGATCGCAGCGGTACTGGGCGCCGGCCGCGTCGTCGAAGGTACAGCACCCGGCCTCACCGGCGGTGATGGTGTTGCCGGAGAGCCGGATGCCCTTCACCGTGACCTGGGCTTCGGTACCGCAGCCCACGATGGGAGCGGCCAGAGTGCGGGCGGACAAAAAGCTGTCTGTGATCTCACACCGGTCGGCAGTCAGTGCAGCACCCTCCGTCAGGCTGCCCGCAAGGGCGGAAACCTGCTGCGGGGCCAGGACCTGTCCGCGGCATACCGTCACACGGCGCAGCGTCAGGCTGCCGCCCGACTGTGTGCCCACCACCACAGCCGCAGCGCCGCAGTCGCCGGAGGATTCATCGGCGGCGATCCAGGCGTCGGCAAAGGTCAGGTCCTCCAGGGTCAGATTGCCGTCATTGTATCCGATAAAAGCCGCGCGGTCCTGCCCTTCCCGGACGGTCAGCCCGGCAATGGTGTGACCGCCTCCCAGGAAGACGGTGCCCTCCAGTGCACCGCCGGTGCCGCAGACCGGTGTCCAGCTGTGGGCGGACAGGTCCACGTCGGCGGTCAGATTCACGGTATATCCCGCAAAGGAAGCGCCGCTGTTGACCTGCCCGGCCCACCAGGCCAGGGCATCAGCGGTCCCCAGGGTGACGGTCCGGCTGCCCGCATCCTCGGTGTAGCCGGCGGGCGGTCCGGTGAGTGTGGAATCCCAGGAGGAATCCGGTGCGGGGAAGGAAGCCAGCGTGTCGGTGTACCAGGTCTCCGTGTCGGGAAGAACCCGGACGGAGCCGGCTTCGGCATCGGCCGGCTCGGCCCGCACCGCTGCCGGCAGCAGGAACCAGAGGAAAAAGATCACGCCAAGCGCGCAAAGGGATTTTGCTTTTTTCAAAATCAACACCTCTTTTGGGATCCTGCGGCTGTTGTGCAATAGGATCCCCGCAACCCTGTCTTTTCGGCGGCCGGGATTGGCACCGCAGCAGGGATACTGGCGATGCCGGCCGCCGTATAGTATCAGTCTACAGGCAATGGCTGGAAGGTTTCAAGTGACGTTTTACCCAAAAAGTAATAAAAAAATTGTACATCCGACAAAAAAAGACGGCACCCGAAGGTGCCGCCTTTTGGCTGTAAGGAATTATTTGCCGCGGATCACACGGGAGAGCTGGATCAGCAGGGTGGGCAGGAAGGCCAGCACCACGATGCACAGCAGCTGGAACCCGTTGATGGGAGCCACCAGGAACAGGCCTTCCAGGGCCGGGACAAAGAGCACAAAGGCCAGCAGCAGCACGCCGGTGCCGAAGGCCATCAGGGAATAGGGATTGCCGGAAAGGCCCAACCGGAAGATGGACTCGGTGCCGCGGCAGTTGAAGCCGTGGAACAGCCGGGCCAGGGTCAGGGTGGAGAAAGCCATGGTGCTGGCCAGCGCCGCGCCGCCCTGAGCAAGACCGATATAGAAGGCGATCATGGCCACCACACCGATCATCAGGCCCTGGCCGAAGACATGGCTGAGCATGGGCTTGTCCATCATGGAGGCGTTGGGATCCCGGGGCTTCTGGTCCATCAGACCGGGGCGGGCGGGCTCCATGCCCAGAGCGATGGCGGGCAGGCTGTCGGTGAGCAGGTTGATGAAGAGCAGGTGCACCGGCTGGAAGGGGACGCTCAGGCCTGCCAGAGAGGCGTAGATGACCGCCAGAATGGCGCCCATGTTGCCGGACAGCAGGAACTGGATGGCGTTGCGGATGTTGGCGTAGACGCTGCGGCCGTTGAGAACCGCCTTGACGATGGTGGCAAAATTGTCGTCCGCCAGGATCATGGCGGCGGCATCCTTGCTGACCTCGGTGCCGGTGATGCCCATGGCCACGCCCACGTCGGCCTTCTTCAGGGCGGGGGCATCATTGACGCCGTCGCCGGTCATGGCCGCAATGCAGCCCCGGCGCTGCCACGCCGTGACGATGCGGATCTTGTGCTCCGGGGAAACACGGGCATACACGGCAATGTGGGGCAGCTTTTCGTCCAGCTCGGCGTCGGACATGTTCTCCAGTTCCACGCCGTCCACCGCCAGGTCGCCCTCCTCGAAGATGCCGATCTGTTTGGCGATGGCGGTGGCGGTGACCTTGTGGTCGCCGGTGATCATGACGGTGCGGATGCCGGCCTTCTTGGCTTCGGCCACCGCCTTGACGCTCTCGGGACGGGGCGGGTCGATCATGGAAATCAAGCCCACAAA encodes the following:
- a CDS encoding LPXTG cell wall anchor domain-containing protein is translated as MKKAKSLCALGVIFFLWFLLPAAVRAEPADAEAGSVRVLPDTETWYTDTLASFPAPDSSWDSTLTGPPAGYTEDAGSRTVTLGTADALAWWAGQVNSGASFAGYTVNLTADVDLSAHSWTPVCGTGGALEGTVFLGGGHTIAGLTVREGQDRAAFIGYNDGNLTLEDLTFADAWIAADESSGDCGAAAVVVGTQSGGSLTLRRVTVCRGQVLAPQQVSALAGSLTEGAALTADRCEITDSFLSARTLAAPIVGCGTEAQVTVKGIRLSGNTITAGEAGCCTFDDAAGAQYRCDPRTPDGSSALNACTTALFTDGRTDTGSGHPLDLTAETEDYRYPTLAAAVQAVVNSHSQAGTVTLLRDAAGSGIGLFNKNEASHVALTIDFGGHTYTCRDPAPGCLDTETQGFYLEKGNTVTLKNGTIRVDEESWNTAILLQNYSDLTLQDLNLQGGAFTQYLISCNYGSMVLDNVNADGTAPDLVAIDLMHWLNELYRDQAPAIAIHNTEANTIRGSIDVYCYDDATGAIASDCADKPSLRIYGGNYSTDPTRYLAQEVSLTVRPSKEFYQVKIYDPEIVVSPVPSGTEELQLDMGEDAQQQLTAEAEQIVTEILQGDLPAGVDAETAGKLSATQADPLTVSVEFQEKSTDDLHPAEITAVENTTAANDTLAQFFSLSLVLKDGQEDLGLLTELSTPLCFTLSVPKALVQDSRTFFILRVHNGQSEKLPVEFDADQAALTFSTDRFSTYALGYTDLPVSPSAEPASTSGAASSGMAASREEKAAVPTAPTRQAAPAPAAPVPTAVPAAHISAASIPQTGDNSHPLLWMVLFSLSGAGIAALGFLALWKRKRP
- a CDS encoding MMPL family transporter, with the protein product MQEKKPKTSGMEKVAAFIVDKRNLFFLLYILALIFSVVASGWVQVENDITTYLPADTETRQGLTVMDDNFTTFGTARVMVSNVTADTAAALQKTIEDVDGVYSVEFDATEEHYKGAAALYSVTFDGTAEDDVSIAAVQGIREALAGQDVYIDTEVGQDMSAELADEMGTILVIAAVIIVVVLTLTSRSYAEVPVLLLTFGAAAVLNMGTNFLCGKISFISNSVTVILQLALAIDYAIILCHRFSDEHETKDTREACIAALAKAIPEISSSSLTTISGLGALAFMHFGIGRDMATVLIKAILFSLLSVFTLMPGLLMLFSKKIDATRHRKLIPQINFLGKFDVATRWVIPPVFAVVVIVAAVLANNCPYCYSFTDLVTAKQSESQIAHQKIKATFGNENMVALIVPKGNYDAERAVLQELEACPEVKSCQGLANTEAQDGYMLADAVTPRQFSELAGTDYEVAEALYVAYAVDHDEYGSVLSGIGDYKVPLFDLFMFLQDEMKAGNITLEGEMQQTVDDLFDQLNWAQVQLQSDQYSRLVVYLNLPEESDETMAFLDTIHGILAKYYSGNTYVVGNSTNVKDLSSSFVQDNVLISVLSALFVVLILLFTFQSVGLPILLIIVIQGSIWINFAVPTLQQEPLYFLGYLIVNAIQMGANIDYAIVISSHYSDRKKEMPPRQAIVAALNEAFPTIFTSGTILAVAGALIGRMTTNPVIAAIGSCLGRGTVISIVLVLAVLPQILLIGDSIVERTSFAMKAPIDLTRINRTASGNMRVSGRVRGYVNGVIDAEIKGTLHGTLNAAVTSGTTIEPAEPDYALPQDAAVWAQSYTEGEEV
- a CDS encoding GLUG motif-containing protein, which codes for MNKRIQRLLSALLSLCMLAALLAPAVRAEEEEPAALQISDADGLLALARDCRLDSWSQGRIVELTADIDLSGTDFAGIPTFGGTLEGGGHTISGLTLSTEGSVQGLFRYLQQGAVVQNLHLSGTVQPGGTRADVGAFAGQNAGTIRNCSFSGTVSGTSRIGGIAGSNTVTGVITGCTVDGSVYGDHFVGGMTGQNDGVVSGCTNNAAVNTTVSQNEVKLNDLTLTDLLTTERAADITDIGGIAGNSAGVVRACINRGAVGYDHIGYNVGGIAGSQTGYVEGCVNYGTVHARKEGGGIVGQMEPSSVLQYSEDTLQQLRGELDTLQGLMNQATSDASASSSELTARFEDLKNRVDSARSAVDTLLQKVADGIDIGTQNLTVTALADLTGQGSAGGDVQADTSSSTDVTVNPTPEPTETPEPSATPVPENTPVPEPEPTPVPETTPQPTPEEVPESSDASSESVPTDAGVTDRAEEAHNQPPHRAPEISIDKENGVQVSGGVGGEGSASLDGQANLTVPSIEINNQDAITAARSSLSGSLTAISDGVDSLTTDTGDHTQALIRDMEAITNQLNKIGNTLLGAAENAGQGTIFEDVSDEDGDGDTEGKVSNCLNAGEVYADLNAGGITGAMARENDLDPEDDTKISGSSSLNMTYKTRIVVRGCTNQGTVQAKKQCAGGIVGSMELGSVLQSYNTADLLAEDADYVGGIAGQSRAPIRQCAAKGRLSGDRFVGGIAGSGYTLTDCRAMVEVTGTEQLGAIAGGLLAEDSLSNTVNRLQDSESDLQGNLFVSETLGGIDGVSYAGQAEPVTFADFSARAQQEGLPETFSRITLTFVADGQTVATIPVEYGADFDPSDAPAIPEKAGYTAAWPDFTREAITFDQTVAAVYTPYETVITGAEQREDGRAILLAEGCFDGGSMTLTACEDTPAPGTTESWQFTLPGETSGTVRLHYLPLQDHTDLYLRGADGSWRKADATDDGSYLVCTLQEGDTALAAVPRRSIPLPLLAGAGAALLLLLGAGLWARRRRKRKTPSRQA